A region of Drosophila suzukii chromosome 2L, CBGP_Dsuzu_IsoJpt1.0, whole genome shotgun sequence DNA encodes the following proteins:
- the LOC108019106 gene encoding serine-rich adhesin for platelets isoform X6, whose translation MEVATTNNHSQSHHHHHNHHLQPSGGSGGSRSPFQREVREWQRIDPNTGALFSGRLEAGRWINGPLNSYGKISDSQNISQPNGTQHTQRKQLEVLKARTANGAVQVIRTQTVQKSSSSWSSSASTTTTSTTHLRTSNSNGHDPPILPIKPTLLSPTDQGVDICELSDDCSLSGSDAGIVRTASASAVTSSSATASASASTSASALSRELIDDHVDFVVINGGASDQEDVADEHLHKGGHNLLPDTAPSLKLSNLMKSSSSISSQSSNNSNLTTAAQASNTHRSAGKISLHAIVGPESSSSSLSSSSLSAVWAKQADLYGQLPGGVGGSGGAGAGDADVAVAPPTQLRDLESFRHYNDDDDDLRLSARHQRRQQVSQSVYAPPVPSIGSSLLQRSRSISTDDLSNDWEREDAAEQPVGEWRRVSKLRRSFQSQDHYKSPGPSTRPRPLDLPGNSVSVARLRAELENGRRLHTAMRNNHVDLAALDNILNTPSAKPTVAKRNTFLTAESLQEIRGKLKKLSDESLYKEDFLAYHQKKPVAVREISVEQVDPSPPAQSTPSAFRPVHNTHSLESRQRQKDTSSSEWHLRRKSYGFEKMSPPEDKSIFRVDASTDSGLGRSGEQLGNWSPTERERERNERNAAAAHQHGGTIVHFGRSLKPAIPSSSASPTDGELSKRHSIAVEETWRDVRKTSQVHVNGGTAVSSHSNTTSHLHKGSAQKRVEFCKTEVHFAAESGRVNIVETDGKPPPTQNFRRRRRTTTASGPLQSLVKSASAGCSGGGTTTQTSEVTHFGDPVDRRKTIATSTVAYRATLMDPPEVVSQPISSSSSSTTSSTQVTVTTVDKPVREPRYSLMESTSRNSYTSTSGVDTTDNETDELSSIRGILKNKPVKPKPYHLGENIESADVLWSVPAMKMDRESPSARDSGTTSDSPVSPKSVAERIRIVEQRQQLKQPSPGGNGYSTKINVSLGSEDWTEPGTAMHHHSSPSSKYRQYRRPSAQELLLEDLRQHQRILDEGLKSTSLIMRTMRSASEFDEAMRRLSIASIESALVQPTIVVPTPMLRSHSYQEQGSGSYSPTRRPSTVSTTSITSSDLFGSALYDSLPRTPLAPPRLKLLGNTQIPVSQQLTQLRRLYDAAEQDPEDSADEEVKRYFRDSNSDSGGGTQGSSSPDQQPTESFKGSEYSSSWSRLKAKRTIWKIEAQDQMLQRADLPKSNVMNIALHAPRIEKPKAAPPTLRIGQLIPVAKPRTLFIQPQVQTQNTVDNADESGSESLKIVKEARGARKLREHELSYFGVQQKQQQQTKLSTTTTNPRRTLPSRSKMDHSDETQDRSNTHAHTNTTTTTKWQLLNDRPDLLRHSSPQQNDLGPTNDYDQDDGDLDEDEEHCYENIATELTTTFRVKSPSRSPDRSRSPGSYERKTDLQRDAQILSEMTRNADQTLKALSDEAAIKDQRRRSCSLQRRSAKPLETIDEKVKAYPQSMGVARGTFASEARRNSRQSTPSPSRARSSSQSSIECCPRDRSRSSSRESMTHGGGSSDDQVANKQRAERLRMRTPKREKSRHEPIEVRINRHSSKPRSGSGATAAGSSSLESKRSSHHSRHSREVDHSSETKTSSSSRLMRSSRVADDSRPRQSNHRDREKERDRERSRGTEKHREELTRSRGHSSRSRHSEHPSSGTRESSRPNTVKAH comes from the exons ATATCCGACTCCCAAAACATCTCACAGCCGAACGGCACACAACACACGCAGCGCAAACAGTTGGAGGTGCTGAAGGCCCGCACCGCCAACGGCGCCGTGCAGGTGATCCGCACCCAGACAGTACAAAAGAGCTCGTCCTCGTGGTCCTCCTCCGCATCCACCACAACCACATCCACCACCCACCTCCGCACGAGTAACAGCAATGGCCACGATCCCCCGATCCTCCCGATCAAGCCCACTCTCCTGTCCCCAACCGACCAGGGTGTTGACATTTGCGAACTTAGCGACGACTGCAGCCTCAGCGGCAGCGATGCTGGCATCGTTCGTaccgcatccgcatccgcgGTCACATCCTCATCCGCCACAGCCTCCGCCTCCGCCtccacatccgcatccgcacTGAGCCGGGAGCTCATCGACGATCATGTTGATTTTGTTGTGATTAATGGCGGGGCGAGCGATCAAGAGGACGTTGCCGACGAGCATTTGCACAAGGGCGGCCACAATTTGTTACCCGATACGGCTCCGAGTCTGAAATTGAGCAATCTAATG AAAAGCAGTTCGAGCATTTCCAGCCAAAGCAGCAACAATTCGAACTTAACAACTGCAGCTCAGGCGAGCAACACCCACAGAAGTGCGGGCAAAATAAGCCTACATGCAATTGTGGGACCagaatcatcatcatcatcattatcatcatcGTCATTGTCAGCGGTTTGGGCCAAGCAGGCTGACTTATATGGCCAACTCCCAGGCGGCGTGGGTGGTTCTGGTGGTGCTGGTGCTGGTGATGCTGACGTAGCCGTGGCCCCGCCAACGCAACTTCGTGATTTGGAAAGTTTCCGGCATTATAACGATGACGACGACGATCTGCG ACTCTCCGCTCGTCACCAGCGCCGTCAGCAGGTGTCCCAGTCGGTCTACGCCCCTCCAGTGCCCTCGATAGGATCCAGTTTGCTCCAGCGCTCCCGCTCCATTTCCACGGATGATCTCAGCAACGACTGGGAGCGAGAGGACGCCGCCGAGCAGCCGGTGGGCGAGTGGCGCAGGGTCAGCAAGCTGCGTCGCTCCTTCCAGTCGCAGGATCACTACAAGAGTCCGGGCCCCTCGACTCGTCCTCGGCCCCTGGATCTGCCGGGAAACTCGGTGAGCGTGGCCCGTTTGCGGGCGGAACTGGAGAACGGACGTCGCCTGCACACGGCCATGCGGAACAATCACGTGGACCTGGCCGCCCTGGACAACATATTGAACACGCCGTCGGCCAAGCCCACGGTGGCCAAGAGGAACACCTTCCTCACCGCCGAGTCCCTGCAGGAGATACGCGGCAAGCTGAAGAAGCTCTCGGACGAGAGTCTCTACAAGGAGGACTTCCTGGCATACCACCAGAAGAAGCCAGTGGCGGTGCGGGAGATCAGCGTGGAGCAGGTAGATCCCTCGCCACCGGCTCAGTCGACGCCATCGGCCTTTCGACCCGTCCACAACACCCACAGCCTGGAGTCCCGCCAGCGGCAGAAGGACACCAGTTCCAGCGAGTGGCACTTGCGGCGCAAGTCCTACGGCTTCGAGAAGATGTCGCCGCCCGAGGACAAGAGCATCTTCCGGGTGGATGCCTCCACGGATAGTGGCCTGGGCAGATCCGGTGAGCAGCTGGGCAACTGGTCGCCCACCGAAAGAGAGCGGGAGCGGAACGAAAGAAATGCGGCAGCGGCACACCAGCACGGTGGAACCATCGTGCACTTTGGACGGTCCCTGAAACCCGCTATCCCATCATCATCGGCAAGTCCTACAGATGGAGAGCTGAGCAAGCGGCATTCAATAGCCGTGGAGGAGACCTGGCGCGACGTCCGCAAAACATCGCAGGTCCATGTGAACGGTGGAACCGCCGTCTCCAGCCACTCCAACACCACCAGCCACCTGCACAAGGGCAGCGCTCAGAAGCGAGTGGAGTTCTGCAAGACGGAGGTGCACTTCGCCGCCGAATCGGGTCGCGTTAATATCGTGGAGACCGACGGCAAGCCGCCGCCCACGCAAAACTTTCGCCGACGCCGCCGCACCACAACCGCCAGCGGTCCGCTCCAGAGTCTGGTTAAGTCAGCCAGTGCCGGTTGTTCCGGAGGTGGCACCACCACGCAGACCAGCGAGGTGACCCACTTTGGCGACCCCGTGGATCGTCGCAAGACCATAGCCACCAGCACCGTGGCCTACCGAGCCACACTCATGGATCCGCCGGAGGTGGTTAGCCAGCCA ATTTCCAGTAGCAGTAGCAGCACCACGAGCAGCACTCAAGTGACGGTTACCACAGTGGACAAGCCGGTTCGTGAACCGAGATACAGTCTGATGGAGTCCACTTCGCGGAACAGCTACACCTCCACCAGTGGGGTGGATACCACGGACAACGAGACCGATGAGTTGTCCAGTATTCGTGGGATCCTGAAAAACAAACCAGTAAAGCCGAAGCCCTACCACCTGGGCGAAAACATCGAAAGCGCCGATGTCCTGTGGAGTGTGCCGGCCATGAAAATGGATCGGGAAAGTCCCTCGGCTAGGGATAGTG GAACCACCAGTGATTCACCCGTTAGCCCCAAGTCGGTGGCCGAAAGGATTCGCATCGTGGAGCAGCGCCAACAGCTGAAGCAACCCTCGCCGGGCGGAAATGGATATTCCACCAAGATCAACGTGAGCCTGGGCTCCGAGGATTGGACAGAACCAG GCACCGCCATGCATCATCATTCCAGTCCCAGCTCGAAATACCGCCAGTACCGACGTCCCAGTGCCCAGGAGCTGTTGCTGGAGGATCTGCGCCAGCATCAGCGCATCCTGGACGAGGGTCTGAAGTCCACCTCGCTGATCATGAGGACCATGCGATCGGCCAGCGAGTTCGATGAGGCCATGCGTCGCTTGAGCATAGCTTCGATTGAGTCCGCTCTGGTGCAACCCACGATTGTGGTGCCCACGCCCATGTTGCGATCGCACAGCTACCAGGAGCAGGGGTCAGGGTCCTACTCCCCCACGCGGCGTCCCTCCACCGTGTCCACCACATCCATAACGAGCAGCGATCTCTTCGGCAGTGCCTTGTATGACTCCCTGCCCCGGACTCCGCTGGCCCCTCCACGCCTCAAGCTGCTGGGGAACACCCAAATCCCGGTCAGCCAGCAGTTGACCCAGCTCCGGAGGCTCTACGATGCCGCCGAACAGGATCCGGAAGACAGTGCCGACGAGGAGGTGAAGCGGTACTTCCGGGACAGCAACAGTGACAGCGGGGGAGGAACCCAAGGGAGCTCCTCGCCAGACCAGCAGCCAACAGAGTCCTTCAAGGGCAGCGAGTACTCCAGCAGCTGGAGTCGCCTCAAGGCCAAGCGAACTATCTGGAAAATCGAGGCACAAGATCAAATGCTTCAGCGAGCAG ATCTTCCCAAGTCCAATGTAATGAACATAGCGCTCCATGCTCCCCGAATCGAGAAGCCCAAGGCCGCGCCCCCAACCCTTCGAATTGGCCAGCTTATTCCCGTTGCCAAGCCAAGGACCCTGTTCATTCAGCCGCAAGTCCAAACGCAGAACACCGTTGATAATGCAGATGAATCGGGCAGCGAGTCCTTGAAGATTGTGAAAGAGGCACGCGGTGCTCGCAAGCTGCGTGAACATGAACTCTCCTACTTTGGAGtgcagcagaagcagcagcagcagacgaAACTCTCGACCACCACCACGAACCCCAGAAGGACACTGCCCAGCCGCAGCAAAATGGACCACAGTGATGAGACCCAGGACCGCAGTAACACCCACGCCCACACCAACACCACGACCACCACCAAGTGGCAACTGCTCAACGATCGACCCGACCTGCTGAGGCACAGCAGTCCCCAGCAGAACGACCTTGGCCCGACCAACGACTACGACCAGGATGATGGCGACCTCGATGAGGACGAGGAGCACTGCTACGAGAACATTGCCACCGAGCTGACCACCACCTTCAGGGTGAAATCGCCCTCGCGTTCCCCGGACCGATCCCGATCGCCAGGCAGCTACGAGCGGAAGACCGACCTGCAGAGGGACGCTCAGATCCTGAGCGAAATGACCCGCAACGCTGATCAGACTCTGAAG GCTCTCTCCGATGAGGCAGCCATCAAGGATCAGCGGCGCAGATCCTGTTCCCTGCAGCGTCGCAGCGCCAAGCCCCTGGAGACCATTGACGAGAAGGTGAAGGCTTACCCCCAATCGATGGGCGTGGCCCGCGGCACCTTCGCCTCGGAGGCACGTCGCAACTCCCGGCAGTCAACTCCGTCGCCATCGAGGGCACGCAGCTCATCTCAGTCGTCCATCGAGTGCTGCCCGCGTGATCGATCGCGCTCCAGCTCGCGGGAGTCAATGACCCACGGCGGTGGGTCCTCCGATGACCAGGTGGCCAACAAACAGCGAGCCGAGCGTCTGCGCATGCGCACCCCCAAGCGAGAGAAATCGCGCCACGAACCAATCGAAGTTCGAATCAACCGGCACAGCAGTAAGCCAAGGAGCGGTTCGGGTGCCACCGCAGCAGGATCATCTTCCCTGGAGTCCAAGCGGAGCTCACACCACAGTCGCCACAGCCGGGAGGTGGATCACTCCTCCGAGACCAAGACCTCCTCTTCCAGCCGCTTGATGAGATCTTCCCGGGTGGCAGACGACAGCCGTCCGAGGCAGAGCAACCATCGGGATCGGGAGAAGGAACGCGATCGGGAACGCTCCCGAGGAACCGAAAAGCACCGCGAAGAACTCACGCGATCCAGGG GTCACTCCAGTCGCTCTAGGCACAGTGAGCACCCGTCGTCGGGAACCCGGGAGAGCAGTCGGCCAA ACACGGTAAAAGCACACTGA
- the LOC108019106 gene encoding platelet binding protein GspB isoform X1, translated as MEVATTNNHSQSHHHHHNHHLQPSGGSGGSRSPFQREVREWQRIDPNTGALFSGRLEAGRWINGPLNSYGKISDSQNISQPNGTQHTQRKQLEVLKARTANGAVQVIRTQTVQKSSSSWSSSASTTTTSTTHLRTSNSNGHDPPILPIKPTLLSPTDQGVDICELSDDCSLSGSDAGIVRTASASAVTSSSATASASASTSASALSRELIDDHVDFVVINGGASDQEDVADEHLHKGGHNLLPDTAPSLKLSNLMKSSSSISSQSSNNSNLTTAAQASNTHRSAGKISLHAIVGPESSSSSLSSSSLSAVWAKQADLYGQLPGGVGGSGGAGAGDADVAVAPPTQLRDLESFRHYNDDDDDLRLSARHQRRQQVSQSVYAPPVPSIGSSLLQRSRSISTDDLSNDWEREDAAEQPVGEWRRVSKLRRSFQSQDHYKSPGPSTRPRPLDLPGNSVSVARLRAELENGRRLHTAMRNNHVDLAALDNILNTPSAKPTVAKRNTFLTAESLQEIRGKLKKLSDESLYKEDFLAYHQKKPVAVREISVEQVDPSPPAQSTPSAFRPVHNTHSLESRQRQKDTSSSEWHLRRKSYGFEKMSPPEDKSIFRVDASTDSGLGRSGEQLGNWSPTERERERNERNAAAAHQHGGTIVHFGRSLKPAIPSSSASPTDGELSKRHSIAVEETWRDVRKTSQVHVNGGTAVSSHSNTTSHLHKGSAQKRVEFCKTEVHFAAESGRVNIVETDGKPPPTQNFRRRRRTTTASGPLQSLVKSASAGCSGGGTTTQTSEVTHFGDPVDRRKTIATSTVAYRATLMDPPEVVSQPISSSSSSTTSSTQVTVTTVDKPVREPRYSLMESTSRNSYTSTSGVDTTDNETDELSSIRGILKNKPVKPKPYHLGENIESADVLWSVPAMKMDRESPSARDSGTTSDSPVSPKSVAERIRIVEQRQQLKQPSPGGNGYSTKINVSLGSEDWTEPGTAMHHHSSPSSKYRQYRRPSAQELLLEDLRQHQRILDEGLKSTSLIMRTMRSASEFDEAMRRLSIASIESALVQPTIVVPTPMLRSHSYQEQGSGSYSPTRRPSTVSTTSITSSDLFGSALYDSLPRTPLAPPRLKLLGNTQIPVSQQLTQLRRLYDAAEQDPEDSADEEVKRYFRDSNSDSGGGTQGSSSPDQQPTESFKGSEYSSSWSRLKAKRTIWKIEAQDQMLQRADLPKSNVMNIALHAPRIEKPKAAPPTLRIGQLIPVAKPRTLFIQPQVQTQNTVDNADESGSESLKIVKEARGARKLREHELSYFGVQQKQQQQTKLSTTTTNPRRTLPSRSKMDHSDETQDRSNTHAHTNTTTTTKWQLLNDRPDLLRHSSPQQNDLGPTNDYDQDDGDLDEDEEHCYENIATELTTTFRVKSPSRSPDRSRSPGSYERKTDLQRDAQILSEMTRNADQTLKALSDEAAIKDQRRRSCSLQRRSAKPLETIDEKVKAYPQSMGVARGTFASEARRNSRQSTPSPSRARSSSQSSIECCPRDRSRSSSRESMTHGGGSSDDQVANKQRAERLRMRTPKREKSRHEPIEVRINRHSSKPRSGSGATAAGSSSLESKRSSHHSRHSREVDHSSETKTSSSSRLMRSSRVADDSRPRQSNHRDREKERDRERSRGTEKHREELTRSRGHSSRSRHSEHPSSGTRESSRPSKTRSSRSSHDSTTAHKKSSATGTSTTASSKSSKSTTHKPSASASTTATAPTTSHHELTYVYVTNLANTHSETSEESPGKAAESAGEPAKEADYASIDEVEVSKTPQPPPRSKRKRSLIPVPVSQPASYEYRTKLQMIPASYSNQSTLRCRSLARKKPSLKATQSTSSSFAFLPYLPAKRNSSVSHVYDNYLLYATSEELGKSEKLRPYQNNLSNEHAQLFGGGAPGAVAREGRGRLGGWPRRLKMRQVRSSVSTHQPFGICTCS; from the exons ATATCCGACTCCCAAAACATCTCACAGCCGAACGGCACACAACACACGCAGCGCAAACAGTTGGAGGTGCTGAAGGCCCGCACCGCCAACGGCGCCGTGCAGGTGATCCGCACCCAGACAGTACAAAAGAGCTCGTCCTCGTGGTCCTCCTCCGCATCCACCACAACCACATCCACCACCCACCTCCGCACGAGTAACAGCAATGGCCACGATCCCCCGATCCTCCCGATCAAGCCCACTCTCCTGTCCCCAACCGACCAGGGTGTTGACATTTGCGAACTTAGCGACGACTGCAGCCTCAGCGGCAGCGATGCTGGCATCGTTCGTaccgcatccgcatccgcgGTCACATCCTCATCCGCCACAGCCTCCGCCTCCGCCtccacatccgcatccgcacTGAGCCGGGAGCTCATCGACGATCATGTTGATTTTGTTGTGATTAATGGCGGGGCGAGCGATCAAGAGGACGTTGCCGACGAGCATTTGCACAAGGGCGGCCACAATTTGTTACCCGATACGGCTCCGAGTCTGAAATTGAGCAATCTAATG AAAAGCAGTTCGAGCATTTCCAGCCAAAGCAGCAACAATTCGAACTTAACAACTGCAGCTCAGGCGAGCAACACCCACAGAAGTGCGGGCAAAATAAGCCTACATGCAATTGTGGGACCagaatcatcatcatcatcattatcatcatcGTCATTGTCAGCGGTTTGGGCCAAGCAGGCTGACTTATATGGCCAACTCCCAGGCGGCGTGGGTGGTTCTGGTGGTGCTGGTGCTGGTGATGCTGACGTAGCCGTGGCCCCGCCAACGCAACTTCGTGATTTGGAAAGTTTCCGGCATTATAACGATGACGACGACGATCTGCG ACTCTCCGCTCGTCACCAGCGCCGTCAGCAGGTGTCCCAGTCGGTCTACGCCCCTCCAGTGCCCTCGATAGGATCCAGTTTGCTCCAGCGCTCCCGCTCCATTTCCACGGATGATCTCAGCAACGACTGGGAGCGAGAGGACGCCGCCGAGCAGCCGGTGGGCGAGTGGCGCAGGGTCAGCAAGCTGCGTCGCTCCTTCCAGTCGCAGGATCACTACAAGAGTCCGGGCCCCTCGACTCGTCCTCGGCCCCTGGATCTGCCGGGAAACTCGGTGAGCGTGGCCCGTTTGCGGGCGGAACTGGAGAACGGACGTCGCCTGCACACGGCCATGCGGAACAATCACGTGGACCTGGCCGCCCTGGACAACATATTGAACACGCCGTCGGCCAAGCCCACGGTGGCCAAGAGGAACACCTTCCTCACCGCCGAGTCCCTGCAGGAGATACGCGGCAAGCTGAAGAAGCTCTCGGACGAGAGTCTCTACAAGGAGGACTTCCTGGCATACCACCAGAAGAAGCCAGTGGCGGTGCGGGAGATCAGCGTGGAGCAGGTAGATCCCTCGCCACCGGCTCAGTCGACGCCATCGGCCTTTCGACCCGTCCACAACACCCACAGCCTGGAGTCCCGCCAGCGGCAGAAGGACACCAGTTCCAGCGAGTGGCACTTGCGGCGCAAGTCCTACGGCTTCGAGAAGATGTCGCCGCCCGAGGACAAGAGCATCTTCCGGGTGGATGCCTCCACGGATAGTGGCCTGGGCAGATCCGGTGAGCAGCTGGGCAACTGGTCGCCCACCGAAAGAGAGCGGGAGCGGAACGAAAGAAATGCGGCAGCGGCACACCAGCACGGTGGAACCATCGTGCACTTTGGACGGTCCCTGAAACCCGCTATCCCATCATCATCGGCAAGTCCTACAGATGGAGAGCTGAGCAAGCGGCATTCAATAGCCGTGGAGGAGACCTGGCGCGACGTCCGCAAAACATCGCAGGTCCATGTGAACGGTGGAACCGCCGTCTCCAGCCACTCCAACACCACCAGCCACCTGCACAAGGGCAGCGCTCAGAAGCGAGTGGAGTTCTGCAAGACGGAGGTGCACTTCGCCGCCGAATCGGGTCGCGTTAATATCGTGGAGACCGACGGCAAGCCGCCGCCCACGCAAAACTTTCGCCGACGCCGCCGCACCACAACCGCCAGCGGTCCGCTCCAGAGTCTGGTTAAGTCAGCCAGTGCCGGTTGTTCCGGAGGTGGCACCACCACGCAGACCAGCGAGGTGACCCACTTTGGCGACCCCGTGGATCGTCGCAAGACCATAGCCACCAGCACCGTGGCCTACCGAGCCACACTCATGGATCCGCCGGAGGTGGTTAGCCAGCCA ATTTCCAGTAGCAGTAGCAGCACCACGAGCAGCACTCAAGTGACGGTTACCACAGTGGACAAGCCGGTTCGTGAACCGAGATACAGTCTGATGGAGTCCACTTCGCGGAACAGCTACACCTCCACCAGTGGGGTGGATACCACGGACAACGAGACCGATGAGTTGTCCAGTATTCGTGGGATCCTGAAAAACAAACCAGTAAAGCCGAAGCCCTACCACCTGGGCGAAAACATCGAAAGCGCCGATGTCCTGTGGAGTGTGCCGGCCATGAAAATGGATCGGGAAAGTCCCTCGGCTAGGGATAGTG GAACCACCAGTGATTCACCCGTTAGCCCCAAGTCGGTGGCCGAAAGGATTCGCATCGTGGAGCAGCGCCAACAGCTGAAGCAACCCTCGCCGGGCGGAAATGGATATTCCACCAAGATCAACGTGAGCCTGGGCTCCGAGGATTGGACAGAACCAG GCACCGCCATGCATCATCATTCCAGTCCCAGCTCGAAATACCGCCAGTACCGACGTCCCAGTGCCCAGGAGCTGTTGCTGGAGGATCTGCGCCAGCATCAGCGCATCCTGGACGAGGGTCTGAAGTCCACCTCGCTGATCATGAGGACCATGCGATCGGCCAGCGAGTTCGATGAGGCCATGCGTCGCTTGAGCATAGCTTCGATTGAGTCCGCTCTGGTGCAACCCACGATTGTGGTGCCCACGCCCATGTTGCGATCGCACAGCTACCAGGAGCAGGGGTCAGGGTCCTACTCCCCCACGCGGCGTCCCTCCACCGTGTCCACCACATCCATAACGAGCAGCGATCTCTTCGGCAGTGCCTTGTATGACTCCCTGCCCCGGACTCCGCTGGCCCCTCCACGCCTCAAGCTGCTGGGGAACACCCAAATCCCGGTCAGCCAGCAGTTGACCCAGCTCCGGAGGCTCTACGATGCCGCCGAACAGGATCCGGAAGACAGTGCCGACGAGGAGGTGAAGCGGTACTTCCGGGACAGCAACAGTGACAGCGGGGGAGGAACCCAAGGGAGCTCCTCGCCAGACCAGCAGCCAACAGAGTCCTTCAAGGGCAGCGAGTACTCCAGCAGCTGGAGTCGCCTCAAGGCCAAGCGAACTATCTGGAAAATCGAGGCACAAGATCAAATGCTTCAGCGAGCAG ATCTTCCCAAGTCCAATGTAATGAACATAGCGCTCCATGCTCCCCGAATCGAGAAGCCCAAGGCCGCGCCCCCAACCCTTCGAATTGGCCAGCTTATTCCCGTTGCCAAGCCAAGGACCCTGTTCATTCAGCCGCAAGTCCAAACGCAGAACACCGTTGATAATGCAGATGAATCGGGCAGCGAGTCCTTGAAGATTGTGAAAGAGGCACGCGGTGCTCGCAAGCTGCGTGAACATGAACTCTCCTACTTTGGAGtgcagcagaagcagcagcagcagacgaAACTCTCGACCACCACCACGAACCCCAGAAGGACACTGCCCAGCCGCAGCAAAATGGACCACAGTGATGAGACCCAGGACCGCAGTAACACCCACGCCCACACCAACACCACGACCACCACCAAGTGGCAACTGCTCAACGATCGACCCGACCTGCTGAGGCACAGCAGTCCCCAGCAGAACGACCTTGGCCCGACCAACGACTACGACCAGGATGATGGCGACCTCGATGAGGACGAGGAGCACTGCTACGAGAACATTGCCACCGAGCTGACCACCACCTTCAGGGTGAAATCGCCCTCGCGTTCCCCGGACCGATCCCGATCGCCAGGCAGCTACGAGCGGAAGACCGACCTGCAGAGGGACGCTCAGATCCTGAGCGAAATGACCCGCAACGCTGATCAGACTCTGAAG GCTCTCTCCGATGAGGCAGCCATCAAGGATCAGCGGCGCAGATCCTGTTCCCTGCAGCGTCGCAGCGCCAAGCCCCTGGAGACCATTGACGAGAAGGTGAAGGCTTACCCCCAATCGATGGGCGTGGCCCGCGGCACCTTCGCCTCGGAGGCACGTCGCAACTCCCGGCAGTCAACTCCGTCGCCATCGAGGGCACGCAGCTCATCTCAGTCGTCCATCGAGTGCTGCCCGCGTGATCGATCGCGCTCCAGCTCGCGGGAGTCAATGACCCACGGCGGTGGGTCCTCCGATGACCAGGTGGCCAACAAACAGCGAGCCGAGCGTCTGCGCATGCGCACCCCCAAGCGAGAGAAATCGCGCCACGAACCAATCGAAGTTCGAATCAACCGGCACAGCAGTAAGCCAAGGAGCGGTTCGGGTGCCACCGCAGCAGGATCATCTTCCCTGGAGTCCAAGCGGAGCTCACACCACAGTCGCCACAGCCGGGAGGTGGATCACTCCTCCGAGACCAAGACCTCCTCTTCCAGCCGCTTGATGAGATCTTCCCGGGTGGCAGACGACAGCCGTCCGAGGCAGAGCAACCATCGGGATCGGGAGAAGGAACGCGATCGGGAACGCTCCCGAGGAACCGAAAAGCACCGCGAAGAACTCACGCGATCCAGGG GTCACTCCAGTCGCTCTAGGCACAGTGAGCACCCGTCGTCGGGAACCCGGGAGAGCAGTCGGCCAAGTAAGACGAGATCGAGTCGCAGTAGCCACGACTCAACGACAGCACACAAAAAGTCCTCAGCGACAGGCACGAGCACAACAGCCAGTTCGAAATCATCGAAATCCACAACGCATAAACCATCCGCATCAGCCAGCACCACAGCAACAGCACCAACCACATCGCACCACGAACTGACGTACGTATACGTAACGAATTTAGCCAATACCCATTCCGAAACCAGCGAGGAGTCACCAGGAAAAGCAGCCGAAAGTGCCGGGGAGCCTGCAAAAGAGGCTGACTACGCCAGTATCGATGAGGTGGAGGTGTCCAAAACACCTCAGCCCCCGCCGCGTAGCAAACGGAAGAGATCCCTGATACCCGTGCCAGTGAGTCAGCCCGCCAGCTATGAGTATCGCACCAAGCTGCAGATGATACCGGCCAGTTACTCGAATCAGTCCACCCTGAGGTGTCGCAGCCTGGCCCGCAAGAAACCCTCCCTGAAGGCCACCCAATCGACCAGCTCTAGTTTCGCCTTCCTGCCCTATTTGCCTGCCAAGCGGAACTCGAGTGTTAGCCATGTCTATGACAACTACCTGTTGTACGCCACCAGCGAGGAATTGGGAAAGTCGGAAAAGCTGCGTCCCTATCAAAACAATCTGAGCAATGAGCATGCGCAGCTTTTTGGCGGCGGTGCGCCAGGGGCGGTGGCCAGGGAGGGGCGTGGTCGCCTGGGCGGCTGGCCAAGGCGGCTGAAAATGCGGCAAGTTCGCAGCAGTGTGTCCACCCACCAGCCCTTTGGCATCTGCACATGTTCATAG